Within the Paludisphaera rhizosphaerae genome, the region TCCGGCGGTAGAGGCAGACGCCGGCGATCGCCACGGCGAGGGCGAATCCAGCCTCGACGACCAGCCATCGCCGCTCCGCCCCGCCTCGCTTGCTTCGTGAATAGGCCCACAGCCACAGGCGAGGAAGGAAAAATGGTCCCCAAGCCACGGCCTTGAGCAAGCTCATCCGGGCCGGATCGCCCTCGGGATCGTCCGGCCCCGGGAAGGCGCGATGGTGCCTCAGGTGAGTGGCCCGGTAGGCGTGGCCGCTCTCCAGCAAAACCGCCCCCGTGGCGAAGAGCGCCCAGTCGGTCTGGCGTCGCGAGAGACCCAGCGACCCGTGGACGACGTCGTGCGTGACCGCGACGACGGATACGAAAATCAAGAACACCACGGCCGGCGCGAGCCACCAAAGGCCCGAATAGGCCACGAGCGCATACACGATCACCCCCACGAACGGCCTGGCCAACGCGAGCCGCCG harbors:
- a CDS encoding fatty acid desaturase family protein, translated to MQPATCIEPALPPLRTIGGDLLSTTCCQRRLALARPFVGVIVYALVAYSGLWWLAPAVVFLIFVSVVAVTHDVVHGSLGLSRRQTDWALFATGAVLLESGHAYRATHLRHHRAFPGPDDPEGDPARMSLLKAVAWGPFFLPRLWLWAYSRSKRGGAERRWLVVEAGFALAVAIAGVCLYRRTPAVLLYTSLVVIGSWVYPLLTVHLPHRDYGETRLSQTHTLRGRIVPALFLELTYHLEHHLYPEVPSHNLAELSRRLDPLLREAGVEPRRVP